DNA from Ziziphus jujuba cultivar Dongzao chromosome 2, ASM3175591v1:
aattaaatatattttttaataattattttttcacaatACACAATTACTAATTGTGTTTAATTTTCAACTCCTTAGATCGCTTGAACCTTATAATATCCTACAAAAGGAACTTCTACActtaagttattattttttatttatttagtttgcatttaaattattattttttatttatttagagggatgtattcaatttagagtttgatggatttaaaatgaattataaactttaaaggatttgatggattgttatgaaattctacagactccataaagattttataagaatccaatgaaatctttggatttaaagctggatttcatattgacaattttcttcacaatttccctgttaaaatcctttcaaatccattaaaatccatcatttttttaaaatcttttaaaatcaatgactttttaaatactaccagattttaaaagaattctataaagtcctaattgaatacatctagattttaataaacttttataaaatccatcaaaatctgaattgaatatcattagatttgtatggactctcttaaaatctaaatcgaatacctcaaaactttaaaagacttttaaaatctttcaaattctaaattgaatacatcccccttagttttttgaaaaataatgtgTAATGCATGTTTTGCAGTGGACATCAACAATTGATTAAtgcctttttcaaaaaaatgcaaaatgtatgctgataaaaaatgaaaatattgagaTGAGAGTAAAAACTTGTCAAACCATATAGTTTTTGGGAGGTAAAATATCTAGCATGCAAACACAACCTAAAAATAATCAGAATTTCCAAGATATACtacaaaaataacattttatcaCAATGAATTtactttgttttgatttttgacaaataaatttagttatAATAACATTAGAATTGctattaaattgaattaatataGCACTTACAAATGctattaaaatacaaatcatAAGGTTATTTATAACATTTAGCCTAACACAAAATACTATGAAAAAGTAAAACTTTCTATAGCGTGGATTTtcataacattttttaaaatgcaataatatatcttttataGCATTAATCACATGctataaaaaacaatatattacaCATAACATAACCTTTCTTCTCAAAGGGGCTTTTTCAATGTGGAGTGATGGAATTAAAATATGGATAGATGTATTCAaatcctattttttattttttgatggatatatgttttttattcatttgtattttcttgctaatttttttaagagactacaaaaacttttttttgagTCTTCTTATTGGCTTCTCAATTTTGAATTGTccacaatattatatatttacacGTAACATAAACTCAGTCTTATTTCTGAAAAGAGATTCTTCAATATGGTGTGGTAGAACTAGAATATGATCATTGATCAATTGAATACTTCCATCTACAAAAGATTTCCTTGTCAAagcattattatatatttacacaTAATAAAACTTTAGCCCTATTTCTAAAAAAGACTTTTTCAATATGAAGTGGTGGAACTAGAATATGGCAATTGGCCAACCAAACCTTTCAGTCTCCAAGAGACTCCTCTGTGAAAGCATTTATTTCCATTTGCTTTCCCACTATTGACTATTTCTCTaatatgcattttttaaaatcatttatttgatataaaattgagtgttattgtttattaagtATGTTTTGAGGTCCAATCATAAATATCCTTCAAATTATTTAAGTGATTGAGTCTTAAAATATTACTATGctatgctttttaacaattaacTGGAtaattttcattgcaaatttgtaaaatgaatataaaaaatggatGGTCATGATATTATAACTAACTAAAactgtaatttttctttctcagcAAGTATGGTTAGAAGCGTTTTAACAAAAGCAGTAGAGAATGTCACTGTAATATACTACCCTTTAAAATTTGCTATCATGAAACTACACAAAAAAACATTATCCAATTTACTTTCTAGCGAAACAAGGAgctaaaaatattgataatgtGGATGCAATAACAATTTGCAATGAGAGTCTAAGGGATGGGAAATGTGATTTAACTGTTTTCAATTTTCCACTTATTGGACCTCGTGGGGCCTCATGATATTATGTAAAAGCTTCTAAAATCAAactaccaattttttttaattattatttggttaattttttttaaaactaatattatagtgtatattttataatttgcaaTGCACATCAAGCTTTGATtggatcatttttttaaaaatgaaatggtTATGTTGAGAAGGAGGAATAATAGAGCTAAGAGTATATGTCAGGTATCCATATcccaatataatttaaagacGATTCTCAAAGTTTATTTCAATAAAGATGAATATCCATGATACAGTAACAAAAGAACTCTCAAGGATATTGAATTTAGTGTATATAAAAGTTTTATGTTAAGGTTTAAAACTATTTGGGAcaaaaatatggatttttttttactcttccaaaaaaaacctaaaacttGGTTTCCATGAGAATTCTATGACGCAGAAAAAATGGGCTGAATTGCTACAGTTTTACTCCACCAGGAGTGACAATAAGATGATTAGCTTGAAAAACTATATGAGTAGGATGAAGAAGGGCAGAAAGATATCAATTACATAACTTGTGAGAACAAGAAGACTGTTGACAACTCCTTCCTTGAGAAGCTAAAGGAGAGGATTATGAAGTAAAAGAAGATGCTAGTTTGGTTATACaagatttaatattatttgacgATAAAATTTCATTAGATACACtaagtacctttttttttttaaagctataTGCACTAAGTACtttataaatattctttttgtgttatttttaataatgaattAATGTAACATCTGGTGACATTTTTAAttgtcaatatttatttttaagtgtcaatttcaaatgttactacacaaaataattagttttatttagtGATATTTTATATCTTCgaatgagatttaaaaatgtcattaataatttttttaatgacatttAGCTTGTCATTATAACTTTTAGTTACACAAAGTTTGACTAATTAAGAGAATCAAAGTTTGTAAAAGAGAATTCAAACTATAAAGAAAGTATAcgcaattattaaaaaataaaaagtgtataaaggggaaaaaaaaaaaaaacttgtaacTGAAAATGGAAGTTTGAGCAATTTACTTgagaatataattaaatattcacaAAGGAGTTTAACCAATTCCTTATAACATAAATTCTTGACTAAAATTGTATATCCGTAAGGACCACACATCCTTTACAATGATAAATTCTTGTTTGACTATAACATTTACGTAGCACCTcctttgaatattatatatatatatatatatatattataaaaaatttagctTTCAATTAAGACAAATATTGGAACATAATAAGTGGCAATAAATAACATCTTTTGTTTTAAAGTaactatattattaatttactttgtcaacaaaaaaactatatattagtTTACTCTAATGGTTTGTTTggtaaaatggaaaatattgaatgaaactGATTCCCAAAAATTAGTTTGCTAAGACTTAGTTTTTTGATAATGAGTTttcttagtatttttttttgtaatgtttggttgattatagaagaaaataggacttataagtaattaaataaatttgtgtattaaaattaaaaggtaaaattatatttaaaaaaatatgtaaaactaattttctagagaattttaaaataatatctatgTGGGAGGGTATTTTCTATCTCAGTTTTCCAcattgtgaaatttattttctcttgtaACCTATAAATtcctcattttaaaaattatcaaaataaaaaaaaaatttacttttttagaaAGTTTTAAATTCCCACTAATTTTGTCATTACCTAAACACCTCATAagattcttcatttttttactatttggtTATTAAGTATATTTGGTATTGATGAATGTATCATAATCTTTATTCACAAGCTTAATCTAGTGGTAAAAACAAATGAGAATGTTCCTTTAGATCTAGAAGTTTGAATGATCCCCCTTTTCAGTTGTAATGAGTTTAATATTGACTAAAAAAGTGTATCATAATCTACACAATGAATAGTGATTTATTTCTAACTTaagcttcaaaaaataaataagtattgatgaaaaaataaataaatatttagacaCTTGATATGCTTAATTACCTAATTTTTAGGCTAGAAAATTAAGATCTATTATTGTTTTCCTCTTGTGGTAAGGAATGGCAAGAGTTTATGGATTACCTACCATATTGTGCTTATCTGGATGGCAAAGCCTTTAGGAGGAAGAACAGGGACACGACTCATTCTATACTTGACTAACGatgttttgacaaaattaaaaggggggaaaaaaaaaaatcaaataataagggATTCTTCTCCAGCCTTATGGAATTTGGCTTTATttctttctaattattttggagatGTCAATTATACACCTAGAGGATTGCAAATGATAGAGAATAATGATGTTAAACTCAAAGGGTATAAACCATTGGAGATgtagatgatatttttgaatttagtgGTGTATGACTGAATTTAAGTCAAATCTCAGGGCAACAAAAtgatttaatccaaaaaataaataatggaaaaaagGTTAAAACTTATTACCAACCGTATGAAAAATTGACATATAGCCATGATAACAAGTCTTCTGAATTTGGCTCGAGCAggaattttaaattatcagaTTAGTCCTATTGGAGTATCTGAGATTCTGAATGGTAGTAATGTAAGGTTGAAAGCATATCTCAATTGGGCAAGAAAAGAATGCTTTGTAGCAAAATTTCTTTATGTGCATGAAATGGTTCTGACCTACTGATTAGGCTTGGAACAAGAAGTACCATGAAAGCAAATGAAATATTACAGAAATTAGTTTCCAAAGAGATTAAAAGTGTCGTTTGGACATGAAAAGTGAATAAGATGAGGCAGATGATTATTAGCCTCTCCGTGATTGGTTTCAACTGGTTTTGCAGATTATGCATGATTCTAGTTGATTAGGACGATAGAAAATCGAAAATGTTCCGGGTTTGGGAGTTTTTTGCTTGTTCAATCACTCTTAAGACTTCAGAAGTTGTTTATATGTAGTTTTACTTGCCTTCAAGATTGCAACATGATTTCTTCCTAATAAGCCATGCTACATATGAATTCTAATATATGCTTTGCCATTTTCTTTCAAGCCCAAgtcaaaaacaataaattatgaACTCTGCATTGTTCTCTGAAATTAAGGATAACTGCATAAATGACTCTTATGAAACAGAATATGAGACAATCGAGGTTTCAAAAGAAATTTCATACATTGAAAAGGAAACTAAATCTGAAAGATTTTCTTTGACACTTTCATTTTGGACATAACATTTTTCTAGTAAGTTTTTTCTCCTTCAACAATATTTCCCTCCCTGCCCCCTTTTGCAAGTAAACGTCTGATAATATCAAAAACATGCATAACTTTCTTCAATGCTTATGTTTCTACTGTAATTTACAGGATATTGAACTTCGCCTTCTTAAAAATTTCAGGTATTTCACTGATTTTTTGACAAAACACTTGTGTGGTGagttgtagtctgaagaagcttGTTATCTGTGACTAAGAACAAGCTGTTGCTCATATTGGCTTCATTTGATACCAGCTGACCGAAGCCATAGTTTACAATATTCTTCTGGGGAAGTCCATGCCTCTAAGAAAATAGTAGCACAATTGAGAATATTACTGAATGCTTGTAAGTTCATTGTTGAAAtctcaagctaatgactttgtACAATAATGTTTGATGTGCTAGTACATACTAGAGTTTAAGTTTTGTATAAGAACCAGAATCTTTCAAAGAAAATCTTTGCCACATAATTTTAAAGTCAGATTCAAGATCAAGTTTTGCTTAGCAGAAAAGATATATAGTCAAGATGAATAAACGATAATAAAAAGAGAACTACCACTCCCCGCTGCCTCCTCACGTGCATCCACAAGTTTAATATCTCATTTTTGCACAAGGGCTTTACCAGATAATCAGTTGCACCAAGTTTGAGGAATTTGTGAATAAGAAAGAATTCATCTCCTGTTGGCATCACTagaaaaagattttgaaaaaaaaaattattaataataaaaatttacctttcctttcttttttgaagAATCTACATATATGGTTGAAGAAAAGAACAGATTAGCAAGCTTACTGATTACTGGAATGTGTTGGAAATCTTTATCCTGCATTATGTATTTCAACATCTTCATGCTTGTCTCTATAGGAAGGTCAATTGCAGTTAGTATGAGGTCAATGTACGACCCTTCAGAATTCAGAGCATCAATCACCTCCATAGCTGATCTAACTGAAATTACTGTATCAAAACAGGCTTCTAGAGTCATAATATGAATATTCGCTAAAGAAGTGTAAGGATTAATAGAAAAGCTTGATATTTATGAAGATTTCTTTAGCTCAAATACCATACTTGGTTCCTCAacgaaaggaaaaagaaagaaaaagaaaataaataccattacatactttttattgaaacttttcctttttttccctaATTGGTTCCAAActcttaaaaataaagaaaaaaaaaaaaatctctgagATGGTAAATGAATTATAAGGTTTTTTTATATGCAGTTATATCGAAACATAGATAtgtgaaataaaatatttagggGTAATTTGTACTGATGCAGAGGAAAATATCAACCTTTACCTAAATATCCCTGGAAGTTCTAATGAATAGACTTTTTTGAACCATAAGGTTGGTAGACTTTGCCCCAACTAGGGAATACACCAATTACACCAAACTTTCATATATAACTACTTTGCAAACTAAACAGTCTTCTGAATCATTATAAGGTTTCTTCTGCTGAACTAGTAAAATCACCAATTTACTTCTTCTGAAGAACTGCtatattttccaaaacaaaCTAATGCCTGAGAGAAATCAGGAAAATTCAGAAACTATTTACTAatctaagaaaaaaattatcttattagAACATGGGTTTGAGACTTTTCCAGATTAATATATTTCTCTGATAAACTATGGTTAAAAACTCTGTAACTCCCCAGAAGAAGAATGATTTTAGAACTTGAAACATGTATCTGCATAAagcattagaaaattttattttttaatgacatTGTTGATGAGCACTGTACCAAAAAGAAACATAGGAAAGCTAAactgaaaacaaaagaaagtggTGGCATTGATACCTTGATAGGAGCAATTTGTCAGTAACTTGGTGATCTCTTTACAGCTTTCAGCATCAGGGTCACACAGCAAAATTTTCAGCTTACTACAATCAATGTAAGCgctaaagttgttggttttatCAAAGCTGATACAACCATAATGCCTGCTGCTCATGTCAATCTGCTTGCCCTTCTCcattgcaaaaacaaaaatcaatactAAGATTAGGATACAAACCCACTTATAAGCCGCTAAGTTTCAAGGACTTATATGTAGTACCCAACCAAAAGTGTGGTCAGCCAAATAGTTAGGCCTACTTGGCCAACCTCATTGTTTTAAATTTCCTCCAATTTGTACTTTCTCTCCCTCTGCGATCCTTAAGAAACAAGTAACTTTTATCCATGTCAAAACTTACAAGATCAATCATAAGTTCCAACTTGTTAACGTGTTTAACatagattttttagattttttgaatagatttatttaattaatatatgtatattaaactctgtattttatataatataaaaatagaaaaaagaaaaaatagaaataatcaaCCATAAATATCTCCTAACCATCCCATCAAATAAGTGGAAGACTCGTTAAATTGTGAAACGTTACCTTGCCATAATGTGATATGCTTCCAATGCCAATAAAAGGTCACCCATCTAATAGTATTTAACATCCAGAAAACTGTCAAATAAAATGCATCCCAAGTCAGCCTCATACAATAACTCTCCTAACTCTATTGTATGTTTTGTTTCATTTGTTATAGAACAATCACAAAcactttttttcattattgatCCACTATGTTGGGATCCATAAGCAATGACAATTGCTCTATAAAGACTCGCTTTTGCTACGGCTCCAGTGGGTTCCCTTAACCAAGCCGTTGTCTATAAGTCGCTGGCTCATTCTTCAACACACACACCATCAGAGCCCTGCTCTCCTCCCCTGCTTGGGAGCTTACGATTTCATATTCTATTTCACTCCCCCATGGCTGTCTTTTCACCTTTCCCATGTCTTAGTAATTCAGATTAAACCCAAGTTTCATCATATCCACGTTAGAGCATTGAAAAGAAAGATTACAAACTGTTGTCTCATGGGTGTTACCCTGTACCAAAAGGCTGTCATATTATATGTATTGATTTCTAAATAGTATATGATActgtatacaaaaatataatattaacaatCAATTCAACTAtagtcttaatttttttttaaaaaatattgtttctaAGACTCAACTAAATAATGGAATCAATTAATTCATGTATTACATTTCCTGAAGgttttattcaaatattaattgtaTTCCTATTGTAATTTCTTTGTTACAACCAAACATTACCTAAGAGTTCAgggtttgttttgaaaatatttatacgAATAGGGCATACAGCGGATGTTGGTTTATTTGAACTAAACAAATTCTAAATCAATTGTTTTTTGCGACGATGGTTCAAagtactcatatatatatatatatatataatttttctatcatGGCAATGTCACCCACATCATATAAACACTTactttagccaaaaaaaaaaaaatatatatatatatatatatatatatatatatatatatactccttATATGTGCTTAATTGTAGCCAAATGCATATGATGTGGACGACGTTACGCATAAtagcattattatatataaatatattttgtatttaaattatttgaaatgctTTACAACTTAAACATACACCTAGATTCCAACTTTGACACATTGCTTTGAAAAGGATATAATATTCTTTACCAATCACTTTAAGCCTGAAAGCTATATAAACTACCGGAAAGAATTCACCAAAGTTTTTGTTGGCACATCTTTAAGTTGAATGAACCTAAACAATTACGCTAATATTTAATTAGCCACTGAAAAATAGAGACAGAACGTTCCctatatttctttattatttctaACTTGAAATTACTATGATAAAGTGCAATTCTTGAACTTCAATTTATGCTACATATTCCATAGCTATTATGGTTTTGATTGAGAATTCTTCCAAGACTGAGTCAGATCCAAATGATAAGAACTTTACATCTTTATAGGACATGAATTCGGAGTATCAATCATTTTCTTATGGTCCCTTTTGGAATAAAGAATGGTGGTGATATTTTACATATTCATTTTGTGGAAGAGGCAAAAAAGGTTAAAGTTAATTAATACAGAGCTTGACTTTCATTTGCCTGGTTTGTCTGGATAGGGTGTTGTTTTTTAAACTCAAGTTGATCAGATAAAAATGCAAACCATGGCCCACCTTGAACTAGACATCTTGCACttgattaatttttgaattgttttttgAGTAAAGAACTTTCACATTCATGCAAATTTATCAAACCAGAGGAATATCCATGTTTTCCATTTCTGTCCTTGGCTTG
Protein-coding regions in this window:
- the LOC107419201 gene encoding two-component response regulator-like APRR1 isoform X1, which encodes MEKGKQIDMSSRHYGCISFDKTNNFSAYIDCSKLKILLCDPDAESCKEITKLLTNCSYQVISVRSAMEVIDALNSEGSYIDLILTAIDLPIETSMKMLKYIMQDKDFQHIPVIMMPTGDEFFLIHKFLKLGATDYLVKPLCKNEILNLWMHVRRQRGVRHGLPQKNIVNYGFGQLVSNEANMSNSLFLVTDNKLLQTTTHHTSVLSKNQ
- the LOC107419201 gene encoding two-component response regulator-like APRR1 isoform X2, whose amino-acid sequence is MEKGKQIDMSSRHYGCISFDKTNNFSAYIDCSKLKILLCDPDAESCKEITKLLTNCSYQVISVRSAMEVIDALNSEGSYIDLILTAIDLPIETSMKMLKYIMQDKDFQHIPVIMMPTGDEFFLIHKFLKLGATDYLRHGLPQKNIVNYGFGQLVSNEANMSNSLFLVTDNKLLQTTTHHTSVLSKNQ
- the LOC107419201 gene encoding two-component response regulator-like APRR1 isoform X3 → MTLEACFDTVISVRSAMEVIDALNSEGSYIDLILTAIDLPIETSMKMLKYIMQDKDFQHIPVIMMPTGDEFFLIHKFLKLGATDYLVKPLCKNEILNLWMHVRRQRGVRHGLPQKNIVNYGFGQLVSNEANMSNSLFLVTDNKLLQTTTHHTSVLSKNQ